The following coding sequences are from one Nicotiana tabacum cultivar K326 chromosome 1, ASM71507v2, whole genome shotgun sequence window:
- the LOC107798715 gene encoding ethylene-responsive transcription factor WIN1-like → MVQSKKFKGVRQRQWGSWVSEIRHPLLKKRIWLGTFETAEEAARAYDEAAILMNGQVAKTNFPIVKENHGNNSNDKKFPLSSASTLSTVLNAKLRKCCKDPAPSMTCLRLDNDNCHIGVWQKRSGKNSGSNWITKIELGKKEEPHQSHDSMNSWSLSSSSGSTSSSSSSELGISKPLDEENRAAMQMVEELLNCNSPFSSAPISDLSPSFSNFK, encoded by the exons ATGGTACAATCAAAGAAGTTCAAAGGTGTCAGACAACGCCAGTGGGGCTCTTGGGTTTCTGAAATTCGCCACCCTTTGCT GAAGAAAAGGATATGGCTCGGAACATTTGAGACAGCAGAGGAAGCAGCAAGAGCATATGATGAAGCAGCAATCTTGATGAATGGTCAAGTTGCAAAAACAAACTTCCCAATAGTAAAGGAGAATCATGGTAACAACAGTAATGACAAGAAATTCCCCTTATCTTCTGCATCTACACTGTCCACTGTGCTCAATGCAAAGCTGAGGAAATGTTGCAAAGATCCAGCACCTTCCATGACCTGTCTGAGGCTCGATAACGATAATTGTCACATTGGAGTATGGCAAAAGAGATCAGGAAAAAATTCAGGCTCTAATTGGATAACAAAAATTGAGCTTGGGAAGAAGGAGGAGCCTCATCAGAGCCATGACAGTATGAATTCTTGGTCTCTATCATCATCCTCTGGTTCTACatcctcttcatcttcttctgaacttgGAATTAGTAAGCCGTTGGATGAAGAAAACAGAGCTGCTATGCAGATGGTTGAAGAGCTACTCAATTGTAATTCTCCATTTTCTTCTGCACCTATTAGTGATCTCTCTCCCTCTTTTTCCAACTTTAAATGA